In Streptomyces venezuelae, the sequence TTGTTCTGCGGCTCCTGCGTGGTCGTCGGCAGCATCGGCGCGAAGCGGTCCAGCAGGCGCCGCGTCGTGGACGGGGCCACCACCGCGTCCCCGCTGTGCACCGAGCGGATGGCCGCGAGGAGCTCGCCCGGCGGGACGTCCTTCAGCATGAATCCGCTCGCGCCCGCCTTGAGACCCGAGAAGGCGTACTCGTCCAGGTCGAAGGTGGTCAGGATGATCACCTTCGGGTGCTCCTCCGGCTCGCAGATCCGCCGCGTCGCCTCCACACCGTCCAGCCTGGGCATGCGGACGTCCATCAGCACCACGTCCACCTTCGTGGCCCGCAGCACCTCCAGCGCCTCCAGGCCGTCGCCCGCCTCGGCGACGACCTCCATGTCCGGCTGGGCGGCGAGCACCATACGGAAGCCGGTGCGCAGCAGGACCTGGTCGTCGACCAGCATCACTCGGATGGACATCAGTACCTCGTCCTCGTCATCTCTTCTTCAGGGGCAGCAGTGCGCTGATCCGGAAGCCGCCGCCGGGCCGCGGCCCCGCGTCCAGGGTTCCGCCGACCATACCGATCCGCTCGCGCATGCCGATCAGCCCGTGCCCGGCGCCGTCCGCGCCGCCGTCCTCGTACAGCTCGTGGGCCGCGCCCCGGCCGTCGTCCTCGACCAGCAGGCCGAGGCCGTCGTCGAAGTAGACCAGCCGGACGCTGGCCTTCGCCTCGGGGCCGCCGTGCTTGCGGGTGTTGGTCAGCGCCTCCTGCACGATCCGGTACGCCGTCAGCTCGACCCCGCTGGGCAGCCGCCGGGGCGTTCCCTCGACCTCGAAGTCCACCGAGAGCCCCGCCGTCCGTACCTGCTCGACCAGGACCTCGATCTGCTCGACGTCCGGCTGGGGCACGTAGTCCTCGGACTCCTGGGGTTCGCCGGTGCGCAGGACGCCCAGCAGCCGCCGCATCTCGGCCAGCGCCTGGCGCCCGGTGCCGGAGATGGTCTGGAGGGCTTCCTTGGCCTGCTCGGGAGCCACGTCCATGACGTATGCGGCCCCGTCCGCCTGGACCACCATCACCGAGACGTTGTGCGCGACGACGTCGTGCAGCTCGCGGGCGATCCGGGCGCGCTCGGCGGCCACGGCCACCTTGGCCTGGGCCTCGCGCTGGTTCTCCAGGCGCTGGTTCCGCTCGACGAGCTGGGCGTAGTAGGCCCGGCGGGTGCGCAGGGAGTCGCCGAGCACCCAGGCGAGGGCGAACGGGACGATCGCGAAGAGCACGGAGAGGGCGTTGTCGCGCAGGTTGCCCTGGTCCACCGCGAAGCGCACGGCGTACAGGGGGGAGGCGACGAATCCGATGGCGAACGCGGTACGGGACATCCGGCGCGAGACCTCGGAGGAGGCGGCGACCGTGTACAGGATGATCAGCATCGCGACGTCGGCGGGATTCACGTCGGTGTGGGTGATCAGCTTGTAGACGCCGGTGCCGACGGCGAGCCAGAACATCGCCGGTGTCCACTTGCGGCGCAGGGCCACCACGACACTCATCGCGACGACCGCGGGGACGGCGAGCAGCCGTGCGGTGGTGCTGTGGGAACTGTCGTCGGCGACCTGCAGCATCCCGATCCCGAAGAGGAGGACAGCCCAGAAGCTGTCGACGCCCGTCGGGTGTCTGCGGAGGAAGTCGTAGAGGCGCTGCACGTAACCCAGAGTAGGGAACGCAGATAGGTGCTGGAGTCAACCAGAGGTTCGAACCTGGCACCGGGGCCGTACTCCCCAAGGTGGACGGTGAGCTTAGCCTTTGTCCGGTGAGCTCTCAGGGTGAAGGTGCGACCGCGGTCCGGTGGCGCGTGGCGATGGAGGCCGCGCTGTACGGGCCCGACGGCTTCTACGTGCGCCCCGGCGGGCCGGGACCAGCCGGACACTTCCGTACCTCCGTGCACGCCTCCCCGCTGTACGCCGCGGCCGTGGCCCGGCTGCTGCGGTGGGTGGACGCCGAGCTCGGGCACCCGGCGCGGCTGGACCTGGTCGATGTCGGGGCCGGGCGGGGGGAGCTGCTGGCCGGGGTGCTCGCCGCGCTGGAGCCGCGGACGGCCGCGCGGGTGCGCCCGTACGCCGTGGAACGGGCGGAGCGGCCCGCCGGGCTCGACCCGCGCATCCACTGGGCCGAGGCCCCGCCCGAAGGGGCGACGGGCCTGCTCTTCGCCAACGAATGGCTGGACAACGTGCCGCTGGAGGTCGCCGAGGACGGGCGGTACGTGCTGGTCGCCCCGGACGGTACGGAGCGTGCGGGCGGCCCGCTGGACGGCCCGGACCGGGCCTGGCTGGAGCGCTGGTGGCCGGGCGGCGGCCGCAGCGAGATCGGCCGGGCCCGTGACGAGGCCTGGGCGGCCGCCGCCGGGTCCCTGGAGCGGGGACTTGCGGTCGCGGTGGACTACGCCCACACCCGGGGCGCGCGGCCCCCGTACGGCACCCTGACGGGCTTTCGCGGCGGCCGGGAGGTCCCGCCGGTGCCGGACGGCTCCTGCGACGTCACCGCCCACGTGGCCCTGGACTCCTGTGCGGGACCGGGGGCGGTGCTGCTGACCCAGCGCGAGGCACTGGCCGCGCTCGGCGTCTCGGGCGCCCGGCCCCCGCTCGCCCTGGCCTCGGCGGACCCGGTGGCCTACGTACGGGCCCTGTCCTCGGCCGGCGAGGCGGCGGAGCTCACGGACCGCGCCGGGCTGGGGGCCTTCGGCTGGCTGGTCCAGCCCGTCGGCATCCAGGCCCCTGCGTGGCCGGGCGCACGTACGGCGCACTGACCGGCCGGGCACGCGCGGAGGGCCGGGATCCGCTGCGGATCCCGGCCCTCCTGTGCGTCCCTGCGGGTGCCGCCTACTGCACCAGCTCGTCGTGACCCTGGTGCAGGCCGCCGCCGCTGCCCGAGCCGCCCGTCGGCTGCGAGACGACCGGCTTCGACAGCGGGGCCAGGTCGTGCGCGTAGTGGCCGACCGCGTCCGCGATGACGTCGACGTTGATGTCGAGCGCCTTCTGGTCGATGTTGGTGATGTCGTCACCCTTGCCGTGGTAGTTCACGTCGTAGGCGACGCCCGCCTGGCCGCCGAACTTCGCGGCCTGCTCCGGGGTCTTGATCCCCTCGGCGCCGGTGAAGGTACCGCCGGACGGGATGCCCGCCTCGATGAAGGGGCCGTAGTCCGAGCGGCCCGAGAAGTCCGTGCCCTCGTGCGGGATCTTCTTCGAGTCGAGGAAGTCGTTGATCCCCTTCTCCAGCTGGGCGGAGCCCGCCGGGCCGGGGCCCGCGCCGGTCGCGTCCGAGTCGTCGCCGTCGTAGACGAAGTAGGCGGCGTTCGGCGAGGCGATCATGTCGAAGTTCAGGTAGAGCTTGATCTTCTTCTTCTGCTCGTCGGTCAGGCCGGCGACGTACGCCTCGGAGCCGAGCAGGCCGAACTCCTCGGCCGACCACCAGGCGAACTTGACCTTGTTCTTGACCTTCTTCTGCTCGCTCGCGAGCCGCTGGGCGACCTGGAGGATGCCGGCCGAACCGGATCCGTTGTCGTTGATGCCCGGGCCTGCCGCGACCGAGTCGAGGTGCGCGCCGAGGAAGACGGTGTTGTTCTCGTCGCCGCCCTTGGTCTCGGCGACGACGTTGAAGGTCTTGCGGTTCTCGCGCAGCTCACGGATGTCGAGGGTGAGCTCGACCGGACCGGCGGCGGCCTCGGCGGTGAGCTTCTCGCCGTCCTCCTGGGTGATGCCGCCCGTCGGGACCTTGCCGAGGGTCGGGTCGCCGAGGGTGCCGTTCAGGGCGCCCGCGGTGTTGTTGTAGATGACCGCGCCGACGGCTCCGGCCGTGGCCGCGTTCTGCTGCTTCACCGCGAAGGTGCAGCCGCCGCGCTTGATCAGGGCGATCTTGCCGGTGAAGGCGCCGGAGGCGAAGTCGCCCGCCTCGCAGCCGTTCGTCCCGTCCGCGTCGACCGGGGCGACGGCGACCTGGGCCGTCACACCGCCCTCCGGGGAGTTCGCCGTGTAGGTCATCAGGTGGATCGGGACGTCGCGCTGGTTCGCGCCGCCCACGGTCAGCTTCTCCTCGATCGTCTCGACGAAGACGAAGTCGAACTCGTTGCGGGTGACCGTGTACCCGGCCGCCTTCATCACCGCCTCGATGTACTTGGCCGACTGCTCGTGGCCCTTGGATCCGGCCGCGCGGTTGCCGTTGTTGTAGTCGGCGAGCGACTGGAGCACCTTGAGGTGGTTGTAGGCGCCCTTGCCGGTCGCCTCCTTGACCAGCTTCCTGGCGAGCGCGTCGCCGCGGGCGGCGTCGCTCTGGGGGCTTCCGGTGGCTCCGGCCGGTCCGGCCAGCAGCAGCGGAGATACGAGGGCTGCGGCTGCCAGGGCGGCGGTTGCTGCGGCTATACGGCGTGAGGGCATGAAGGTCCTTCCACGGCAAAGGCGAGCAGGGCAGGGCGGAGCAGGGCATGACAAGGCGGAGCACGGCGGAGCGTGTGAGCAGAAGTGGTGCGCGTTACGTGGGGGATCGGTGGACGCACGTTAGACAGCAAGTGGCCACCATGGCCAGAGTTTTAGCTGATTCCGGTTTATGAATCCTGTATATCGGTGAGTCCGGGCCGCTCAAATCCAGCCAAACGCACGATGGTTCGTCCTAGCGGAGGATGCCCTCGATAAAGTCCGATCCGATGCGCGCGACCGCCGGAAGGTCCAACTGGTGCTGGGCGTACCGGCCCTGGCG encodes:
- a CDS encoding response regulator is translated as MSIRVMLVDDQVLLRTGFRMVLAAQPDMEVVAEAGDGLEALEVLRATKVDVVLMDVRMPRLDGVEATRRICEPEEHPKVIILTTFDLDEYAFSGLKAGASGFMLKDVPPGELLAAIRSVHSGDAVVAPSTTRRLLDRFAPMLPTTTQEPQNKDIERLTEREREVMLLVAQGLSNGEIAARLVLSEATVKTHVGRILTKLGLRDRVQVVVLAYETGLVRAGGGAG
- a CDS encoding sensor histidine kinase, whose translation is MQRLYDFLRRHPTGVDSFWAVLLFGIGMLQVADDSSHSTTARLLAVPAVVAMSVVVALRRKWTPAMFWLAVGTGVYKLITHTDVNPADVAMLIILYTVAASSEVSRRMSRTAFAIGFVASPLYAVRFAVDQGNLRDNALSVLFAIVPFALAWVLGDSLRTRRAYYAQLVERNQRLENQREAQAKVAVAAERARIARELHDVVAHNVSVMVVQADGAAYVMDVAPEQAKEALQTISGTGRQALAEMRRLLGVLRTGEPQESEDYVPQPDVEQIEVLVEQVRTAGLSVDFEVEGTPRRLPSGVELTAYRIVQEALTNTRKHGGPEAKASVRLVYFDDGLGLLVEDDGRGAAHELYEDGGADGAGHGLIGMRERIGMVGGTLDAGPRPGGGFRISALLPLKKR
- a CDS encoding SAM-dependent methyltransferase, which encodes MEAALYGPDGFYVRPGGPGPAGHFRTSVHASPLYAAAVARLLRWVDAELGHPARLDLVDVGAGRGELLAGVLAALEPRTAARVRPYAVERAERPAGLDPRIHWAEAPPEGATGLLFANEWLDNVPLEVAEDGRYVLVAPDGTERAGGPLDGPDRAWLERWWPGGGRSEIGRARDEAWAAAAGSLERGLAVAVDYAHTRGARPPYGTLTGFRGGREVPPVPDGSCDVTAHVALDSCAGPGAVLLTQREALAALGVSGARPPLALASADPVAYVRALSSAGEAAELTDRAGLGAFGWLVQPVGIQAPAWPGARTAH
- a CDS encoding M28 family metallopeptidase — its product is MPSRRIAAATAALAAAALVSPLLLAGPAGATGSPQSDAARGDALARKLVKEATGKGAYNHLKVLQSLADYNNGNRAAGSKGHEQSAKYIEAVMKAAGYTVTRNEFDFVFVETIEEKLTVGGANQRDVPIHLMTYTANSPEGGVTAQVAVAPVDADGTNGCEAGDFASGAFTGKIALIKRGGCTFAVKQQNAATAGAVGAVIYNNTAGALNGTLGDPTLGKVPTGGITQEDGEKLTAEAAAGPVELTLDIRELRENRKTFNVVAETKGGDENNTVFLGAHLDSVAAGPGINDNGSGSAGILQVAQRLASEQKKVKNKVKFAWWSAEEFGLLGSEAYVAGLTDEQKKKIKLYLNFDMIASPNAAYFVYDGDDSDATGAGPGPAGSAQLEKGINDFLDSKKIPHEGTDFSGRSDYGPFIEAGIPSGGTFTGAEGIKTPEQAAKFGGQAGVAYDVNYHGKGDDITNIDQKALDINVDVIADAVGHYAHDLAPLSKPVVSQPTGGSGSGGGLHQGHDELVQ